In Leptospirillum ferriphilum, a genomic segment contains:
- a CDS encoding isocitrate/isopropylmalate dehydrogenase family protein translates to MAKHVITMLPGEGTGPEICEAVRAVIDHSGVDITWEYEDIGLDCLKEHGTLLPEKTIKSIAKNKIAIKGPTTTPVGTGHKSANVTLRKMFDLYANVRPAKLIPVLKRPWDKIDILSFRENTEDSYAAIEHMVSNEVAQCLKVITWPGSVRIAEFAFKWAKANGRKKIQCVHKANIMKMTDGLFLEAFREVAKKYPEIESGDIIVDNCSMQLVRNPGQFDCLVLPNLYGDILSDLCAGLVGGLGFAPGANIGDNCAIFEAVHGSAPKYAGMKKVNPSAVLLSGVMMLKWLGENKAAERIEKGVDKVLAEGKHLTYDAGGTASTDEYAQAIIRAMDTL, encoded by the coding sequence ATGGCTAAACACGTTATTACGATGCTTCCCGGGGAAGGAACCGGGCCTGAGATTTGCGAAGCTGTCAGGGCGGTTATTGACCACAGCGGCGTGGACATTACCTGGGAATACGAAGACATCGGCCTCGATTGTCTGAAAGAGCACGGAACGCTTCTCCCTGAAAAAACCATCAAGTCCATTGCAAAGAACAAGATTGCGATCAAGGGGCCCACGACCACTCCGGTCGGAACCGGACACAAGAGTGCCAACGTGACACTCCGGAAAATGTTCGACCTTTATGCCAATGTTCGTCCTGCCAAACTGATTCCCGTCCTGAAGAGACCCTGGGACAAGATTGACATCCTGAGCTTCCGGGAAAACACGGAAGACTCCTATGCTGCGATCGAGCATATGGTGTCGAATGAAGTGGCCCAGTGCCTGAAGGTCATCACCTGGCCGGGATCGGTCCGTATTGCCGAGTTTGCGTTCAAGTGGGCGAAAGCCAACGGCCGGAAGAAGATCCAGTGCGTGCACAAGGCCAACATCATGAAGATGACCGATGGTCTTTTCCTGGAAGCCTTCCGGGAAGTCGCAAAGAAATATCCCGAGATTGAATCCGGGGATATCATCGTTGACAACTGCTCCATGCAGCTTGTCCGGAATCCTGGCCAGTTCGACTGCCTCGTGCTTCCGAACCTTTACGGCGATATTCTCTCAGACCTGTGCGCAGGTTTGGTGGGTGGTCTCGGATTTGCCCCTGGTGCCAACATCGGTGACAACTGCGCCATCTTCGAAGCGGTTCATGGATCGGCTCCGAAATATGCCGGCATGAAAAAAGTCAATCCTTCTGCGGTTCTTCTTTCCGGCGTCATGATGTTGAAATGGCTGGGCGAGAACAAGGCGGCCGAGCGGATTGAAAAGGGCGTCGACAAGGTTCTGGCCGAAGGCAAGCATCTGACCTACGATGCGGGTGGAACAGCGTCGACCGACGAATATGCGCAGGCGATCATTCGCGCAATGGACACTCTTTAA
- a CDS encoding DsrE family protein translates to MSRYLIVASRDIAEYRGGDSLFDLSESLGKNRGNVFLFLVENGVLCVRENSHFSSRMTDLASVGIQILADDVSCRARGITRLTPGVHFSGMDELADAIGLGFDNIYWY, encoded by the coding sequence ATGTCCCGTTATCTCATTGTTGCCAGCCGCGATATTGCCGAATACAGAGGAGGAGACTCTCTCTTCGATCTGTCGGAGTCTCTCGGAAAAAATCGGGGAAACGTCTTCCTCTTTCTGGTTGAAAACGGAGTCCTGTGCGTGCGGGAAAACAGTCACTTCTCCTCCCGAATGACGGACTTGGCATCCGTCGGAATTCAAATTCTGGCGGATGATGTGTCCTGCCGTGCCCGGGGAATCACGCGGCTGACACCCGGCGTTCATTTCTCAGGAATGGACGAACTCGCAGACGCCATCGGCCTGGGGTTTGACAATATCTACTGGTATTGA
- a CDS encoding TrbI/VirB10 family protein has protein sequence MADEQTPENTNYSTVIEKAIPGKGRFLSRKALIIGAVLVGFGLFMIIHGISQPVLKKKTAGQNVSDQQQSQITGPDENERAAIQVIRKIPTQRSSVGKSIPDLSHPQNHRSVGGQQQTSPGNSGQHRLPGSPQSRSMGGYGGRPGPGGQAYGGQSPEDSPILAYDGQNAASGGAGAYPGSPPGTGYTPETNPYLSGLHHSSASAGTSSFGGSVSQPPPPPSPFPAGFPGATQGQPEIPSGAMPGQSGMSYGDTNDQKGKEKFLAQARKSDFNGYLKSTPKKRLSDFEIAAGSIIPAVMLTKLDTDLPGPVYARVTSNVFNDVPGHEGEILIPANSRLTGHYSSNVSMGQTRILVAWDEIQFPNKTTINLRGMEGLDSTGQAGFHDIVDNHYMRIFGAAIILSFFTAASEMSIPSNAGSALTAPSEASVAQGAVGQNMGMVGSQMIQNQMNIQPTLRVRPGYQCNVYVSKTMFFASAYHPDKTE, from the coding sequence ATGGCCGATGAACAAACCCCGGAAAATACAAACTACTCTACTGTCATTGAAAAAGCGATTCCCGGAAAAGGACGTTTCCTATCGCGGAAAGCCCTTATTATCGGCGCTGTCCTTGTCGGATTCGGACTGTTCATGATCATTCACGGAATCAGCCAGCCGGTCCTGAAGAAAAAGACGGCCGGACAGAATGTTTCCGACCAGCAGCAGTCCCAGATCACAGGACCGGACGAGAACGAACGGGCCGCCATTCAGGTTATCCGGAAAATTCCAACACAAAGGTCGAGTGTCGGGAAATCCATCCCGGACCTTTCGCACCCTCAGAACCATAGGAGTGTAGGCGGACAACAACAAACCTCACCCGGAAACAGTGGACAACATCGTCTTCCAGGCTCCCCTCAATCCAGATCGATGGGTGGATACGGAGGTCGTCCGGGTCCCGGCGGACAAGCTTATGGCGGTCAATCCCCGGAGGATTCACCGATTCTCGCCTACGACGGTCAGAACGCGGCCTCTGGAGGAGCCGGAGCCTATCCCGGGTCTCCCCCGGGAACCGGATACACGCCAGAAACAAACCCCTATCTGAGCGGATTACACCACTCCTCCGCCTCTGCCGGAACATCCTCCTTCGGAGGAAGCGTGTCCCAACCTCCGCCTCCGCCTTCACCTTTTCCGGCAGGATTTCCTGGCGCAACGCAGGGACAACCTGAAATTCCATCCGGGGCCATGCCCGGTCAATCCGGAATGTCCTACGGCGACACGAACGACCAGAAAGGGAAAGAAAAATTTCTGGCACAGGCAAGAAAGAGCGACTTCAACGGGTACCTGAAATCCACCCCGAAAAAAAGACTTTCGGATTTCGAGATCGCCGCCGGATCCATTATTCCGGCCGTCATGCTGACGAAGCTCGATACGGATCTTCCGGGCCCGGTCTACGCCCGCGTGACGTCCAATGTCTTCAACGATGTTCCCGGACACGAGGGAGAGATCTTGATCCCGGCGAACAGCCGCCTGACGGGGCACTATTCCTCAAACGTCTCCATGGGGCAGACACGCATTCTTGTCGCGTGGGACGAGATCCAGTTTCCGAACAAGACGACGATCAATCTGCGCGGCATGGAAGGTCTCGATTCGACCGGACAGGCAGGATTCCACGATATCGTCGACAACCACTATATGCGGATATTCGGGGCGGCGATCATCCTGTCCTTCTTTACGGCCGCCAGCGAAATGTCCATTCCGTCCAACGCCGGTTCCGCGCTGACCGCTCCGAGCGAAGCTTCGGTCGCCCAGGGTGCCGTCGGCCAAAATATGGGAATGGTGGGATCCCAGATGATTCAGAACCAGATGAACATCCAGCCGACCCTTCGCGTCCGTCCTGGGTATCAGTGCAACGTGTACGTCAGCAAAACCATGTTTTTCGCCAGCGCCTATCATCCCGACAAAACCGAATAA
- a CDS encoding putative bifunctional diguanylate cyclase/phosphodiesterase, protein MNFRKNLRVWLPPTFLGVVFCLFFLSSFFYFQEKENDILEKQHRIHDQISQIESFLISVSMLSRNHHSFPTTPGVENGLLNGYRIQAETALSFFENTSPSLSGNERKELFRIKRLLSSSRRYAGKIGTYAITSEMVGFSLRLLRQAEKNLDRDSLEMSSIIQTRTHLFWALGTSMIFFVAGWVFWQRRESQSTAILHSELAIVSNLVITSNVIQRWNDYMKDIFLSMSEILPMDCLFSVFTTAEGSCSVNVFWSYTPSSDEQEKLERVVHRNLFSVGGERYLSDLHFEHVFQNQTRHSHHLSRSFLDFFLFSRTLFLDTPKVGGILGIGILPSDKKDPAVRIVTDSILPSTLNALGSAKAISDYTRKMEYHAVRDPLTCLYNQRVFWDFLEDEIARAGSRGDVCSILFIDIDDFKQINDRFGHAFGDRFLLHVTEILSGVCSSGDILCRFGGDEFSVILPGEDTEIVRKKAEDIRDAVRSPLYAEDRTPVSSSVSIGVATWPHHGRESRDIFRVADHAMYQAKKGGKDAVIVPTWSDVQDAFQTSTQKRLWIVRSIHDKKPVPFFQPIQNLANGQVLGCEVLSRIPEEDGHGFIPAAKFVDVAEDSGLIVKLDYIVMEKAFQAKIENNFHGLLFVNMSPKVLFVPDFLNTVRSIVRKTGVSPTDIVFEIVERDAVRNLSMMDAFLKNLKSEGFRFAVDDFGSGYASLSYLRMFPIDFLKIDGSFVTGAGNGNSVDGAIVRSIVTLGKEMGIRVIGEHIENLNILSMANKEGIGYGQGYHIGRPSPNLQTVSIMNKPESS, encoded by the coding sequence ATGAATTTCCGTAAAAATTTGCGTGTATGGCTGCCGCCGACTTTTTTGGGAGTTGTCTTCTGTCTCTTTTTCCTTTCTTCCTTTTTCTATTTTCAGGAAAAAGAAAACGACATACTGGAAAAACAGCATCGGATTCACGACCAGATTTCCCAGATAGAATCCTTTCTCATTTCCGTTTCCATGCTGAGTCGCAATCATCATTCCTTCCCCACGACTCCGGGAGTCGAGAACGGTCTTCTGAACGGATATCGGATCCAGGCGGAAACAGCCCTTTCCTTTTTCGAAAACACCTCCCCCTCCTTGTCAGGGAACGAGAGGAAAGAACTTTTTCGCATCAAGCGGCTTCTATCCTCCAGTCGCCGATATGCCGGAAAGATTGGCACCTATGCCATTACCAGTGAAATGGTTGGTTTTTCCCTTAGGCTCCTGAGACAGGCGGAAAAAAATCTCGATCGGGACAGCTTGGAGATGTCTTCCATTATCCAGACACGAACGCACCTTTTCTGGGCTCTCGGCACCTCCATGATTTTTTTCGTGGCCGGATGGGTCTTCTGGCAGAGGCGGGAGAGTCAGTCCACAGCCATTCTTCACAGTGAACTCGCCATAGTCAGTAACCTCGTCATTACGTCGAACGTCATTCAGAGATGGAACGATTACATGAAGGACATCTTCCTGTCGATGTCCGAAATCTTGCCGATGGATTGCCTGTTCTCGGTTTTTACGACAGCAGAAGGTTCCTGTTCCGTGAATGTCTTTTGGTCCTACACCCCATCCTCCGACGAACAGGAGAAACTGGAAAGGGTTGTCCATAGAAATCTTTTTTCTGTCGGCGGAGAAAGATACCTTTCAGACCTTCACTTCGAACACGTTTTTCAAAACCAAACCAGGCATTCTCATCATCTATCCAGATCTTTTCTGGATTTTTTCCTTTTTTCAAGAACCCTGTTTCTCGATACCCCAAAAGTCGGTGGAATCCTTGGTATTGGCATTCTTCCTTCCGATAAAAAGGATCCCGCCGTCCGCATCGTTACCGACAGCATTCTCCCTAGCACGCTGAACGCGCTCGGGTCCGCAAAGGCCATTTCGGATTACACGCGAAAAATGGAATATCATGCGGTCCGTGACCCGTTGACCTGTCTTTATAATCAGCGTGTCTTCTGGGACTTTCTTGAGGACGAAATCGCCCGGGCCGGGTCCCGTGGAGATGTTTGCTCCATTCTCTTCATTGACATCGATGACTTCAAACAGATCAACGACCGCTTCGGACACGCTTTCGGGGACCGGTTTCTTCTCCATGTTACGGAAATTCTCAGTGGCGTCTGCTCTTCCGGAGATATCCTGTGCCGGTTCGGAGGAGACGAATTCAGTGTCATCCTTCCAGGAGAAGACACAGAGATTGTTCGTAAAAAAGCGGAAGACATTCGGGATGCTGTTCGATCCCCTCTTTACGCGGAAGACCGCACGCCTGTCTCCTCATCCGTGTCAATCGGTGTTGCGACTTGGCCGCATCATGGAAGGGAATCACGGGATATCTTCCGCGTTGCCGATCATGCCATGTACCAAGCCAAGAAGGGTGGAAAAGACGCTGTCATCGTCCCCACATGGAGCGATGTTCAGGACGCTTTCCAGACATCCACCCAAAAACGTCTCTGGATCGTGAGGTCCATTCACGACAAAAAGCCTGTCCCCTTCTTTCAGCCCATCCAGAATCTCGCAAACGGCCAAGTTCTGGGATGCGAAGTCCTTTCCCGTATTCCGGAGGAAGATGGTCACGGCTTCATTCCCGCCGCCAAATTTGTCGATGTTGCCGAGGACTCCGGTCTGATCGTGAAACTTGACTACATCGTCATGGAAAAGGCGTTTCAAGCCAAAATTGAAAATAATTTTCACGGATTGCTTTTCGTCAATATGTCTCCCAAGGTTCTCTTCGTTCCTGATTTTCTAAACACGGTCAGAAGCATCGTCCGGAAAACAGGCGTTTCCCCCACGGACATCGTGTTCGAAATTGTGGAGCGGGATGCCGTCCGAAACCTGAGTATGATGGATGCCTTCCTCAAGAACCTGAAATCGGAAGGGTTCCGTTTTGCTGTCGACGATTTCGGTTCCGGATATGCATCTCTTTCTTACCTTAGAATGTTTCCTATTGATTTTCTGAAAATTGACGGGTCTTTTGTCACGGGAGCTGGAAACGGGAATTCTGTGGACGGGGCCATTGTCCGGAGCATCGTGACTCTTGGAAAAGAAATGGGTATCCGCGTGATCGGGGAACATATCGAAAATCTCAACATTCTTTCGATGGCCAACAAAGAGGGGATCGGGTATGGACAGGGATACCATATCGGAAGGCCATCCCCCAATCTTCAGACAGTTTCCATAATGAACAAGCCTGAATCTTCCTGA
- a CDS encoding precorrin-8X methylmutase translates to MTPSVLIISEKHHLHLEGVKVQLEKRGGFKNVAVFAFLEGREAFGRKLGDLLSDSRRLAVVTFEENPAAILEQFDQWYRDAMLPEADIRPVFGLLETPSFIRALSTTVRQQFDPEQPPEEPPVPEPDKIEEESFRIIDEVLSGYGFEEEWHQVVRRAVHAAADFEVADRMDHHVGAIDTAVRAIHGGANIIVDVQMVESGISKPLTGKFKTEIRCFVGDEDVASRAKAEGVTRSTIAMRKAVPYLSGSIVVVGNAPTALFEVLRLIRKEGVRPALVVGVPVGFVGAAESKELLSRQDIVPWITTRGPKGGSTVAVAIMNALLRIADAQEKRGAG, encoded by the coding sequence ATGACACCCAGTGTTCTGATCATCTCGGAAAAACATCACCTGCACCTTGAAGGAGTGAAGGTACAGCTCGAAAAGCGGGGAGGATTCAAAAATGTCGCGGTCTTTGCTTTTCTGGAAGGTCGGGAAGCCTTTGGGCGCAAGCTCGGAGATCTTCTTTCCGACTCCCGTCGTCTGGCCGTCGTGACGTTTGAGGAAAATCCGGCGGCGATTCTGGAGCAGTTTGACCAATGGTACCGGGATGCCATGTTGCCGGAAGCCGACATTCGTCCAGTTTTTGGTCTTCTGGAGACACCGTCTTTTATCCGGGCCCTTTCGACGACGGTCCGTCAACAGTTTGACCCGGAACAACCACCGGAGGAACCGCCTGTCCCGGAGCCGGACAAGATCGAGGAGGAAAGCTTTCGCATTATCGATGAAGTTCTTTCGGGCTACGGATTCGAGGAGGAATGGCATCAGGTGGTCCGGCGCGCTGTTCATGCCGCTGCGGATTTCGAGGTGGCCGACCGGATGGACCATCACGTCGGAGCCATTGACACAGCTGTTCGTGCGATACATGGAGGCGCCAATATCATCGTGGACGTGCAGATGGTCGAAAGCGGAATTTCCAAGCCTCTGACGGGAAAATTCAAAACGGAAATCCGTTGTTTTGTGGGGGATGAGGACGTGGCATCCCGGGCAAAAGCGGAGGGAGTCACACGTTCAACGATCGCCATGCGCAAGGCGGTTCCCTATCTCTCCGGCAGTATCGTCGTGGTCGGGAATGCGCCGACGGCGCTGTTTGAAGTGTTGCGCCTGATCCGGAAGGAAGGCGTCCGTCCGGCCCTCGTGGTCGGAGTGCCGGTGGGATTTGTGGGAGCAGCGGAATCGAAGGAGCTTCTCTCCAGACAGGACATTGTTCCCTGGATTACGACGCGCGGTCCCAAAGGAGGTTCCACCGTGGCGGTTGCGATCATGAATGCACTTTTGCGTATTGCCGACGCACAGGAGAAACGGGGAGCCGGTTAG
- a CDS encoding aldo/keto reductase produces MQKRRLGRSGLSVSSIGLGLMGMSEFYGQSDREESLRTLHLAIEKGMTFLDTADMYGMGENEKLLGEAIRDHRREDLFIATKCGIQRDPSSGRFVGVNGKPDYIKKCCEESLRRLGIDTIDLYYLHRIDPSTPVEESASAMAELVREGKIRAYGLSEASPNDIRKAYKVYPLAALQSEYSLFTRDVELEVLGTTRELGIGFVAYSPFSRGLLTGKISPDSLSEADFRRQNPRFQEENFRHNQESIRKLQEIAARNNITPLQLALSWLLAQGPDIVPIPGTTKRTHLNEILGTLDHPVPFLEFVHLDEAFPRGVARGDRYAPDGMKRVYIPPVLSGKE; encoded by the coding sequence ATGCAAAAGCGTCGCCTTGGAAGAAGTGGCCTTTCTGTCTCCTCGATCGGCCTTGGATTAATGGGAATGTCGGAATTCTACGGACAGAGCGACCGCGAGGAATCCCTCCGGACCCTTCACCTTGCGATCGAAAAAGGGATGACCTTTCTGGACACCGCGGACATGTACGGCATGGGGGAGAACGAGAAACTTCTCGGGGAAGCCATTCGGGACCACCGTCGGGAAGACCTTTTTATTGCAACAAAATGCGGCATCCAGAGAGATCCGTCGAGCGGTCGCTTCGTGGGAGTCAACGGCAAACCCGACTACATCAAAAAATGCTGCGAAGAAAGTCTTCGCCGGCTTGGAATCGACACAATCGACCTCTACTATCTTCACCGGATCGATCCCTCCACCCCCGTCGAAGAATCTGCTTCTGCCATGGCCGAACTCGTGCGTGAAGGGAAAATCCGGGCCTATGGGCTGAGCGAAGCTTCTCCAAACGATATCCGGAAGGCCTACAAGGTTTATCCATTGGCCGCCCTTCAGAGCGAATACTCCCTTTTCACACGGGACGTGGAGCTTGAAGTCCTGGGAACCACGCGCGAACTGGGAATCGGCTTTGTTGCCTACAGCCCCTTCAGCAGAGGTCTCCTGACAGGAAAGATTTCACCCGATTCACTTTCGGAAGCAGACTTCCGCCGACAGAACCCCCGGTTTCAGGAGGAGAACTTTCGTCATAATCAGGAGAGCATCCGGAAACTTCAGGAAATCGCCGCCCGCAACAACATCACCCCTCTGCAACTAGCCCTTTCCTGGCTTCTCGCCCAGGGTCCGGATATCGTTCCGATTCCCGGGACGACCAAACGGACCCATCTGAACGAGATCCTCGGGACGCTCGATCATCCCGTTCCCTTCCTGGAATTTGTCCATCTTGACGAGGCTTTTCCGCGCGGTGTAGCCCGGGGAGACCGCTACGCTCCGGATGGGATGAAGAGGGTTTACATCCCACCGGTCCTTTCCGGAAAAGAGTAA
- a CDS encoding histidine phosphatase family protein yields MKYLRDPSHPDRLRIFLLRHGHLENSERHVINGSTDVSLSPTGLVQMERWKDLFSGSVLDSFYSSSLRRTIDGVRILSEGRGVPAHAVFGFRERSFGDWEGMTRDRIEQQDPEGYKKWLEMDPEFAPPNGESLTMFRERVVGTLEGILEKSLGKNILVVGHSGVNRILLLRAFGLSLDHYFGLSQDYACLNIIDFYRNGPPVVHLLNAPPDWTEHRAISVHE; encoded by the coding sequence GTGAAATACCTGAGAGACCCATCCCATCCGGACCGGCTCCGGATTTTTCTCCTGCGACATGGTCACCTTGAAAACTCGGAACGGCATGTGATCAATGGCTCGACGGACGTTTCCCTCTCTCCGACAGGCCTTGTGCAGATGGAAAGATGGAAAGATCTTTTTTCGGGAAGTGTTCTGGACAGTTTTTATTCCAGCAGCCTGAGACGAACGATTGACGGGGTTCGGATTCTTTCGGAAGGCAGGGGGGTTCCGGCGCATGCCGTTTTTGGATTCCGGGAGAGGTCTTTCGGTGATTGGGAAGGAATGACGCGAGACAGAATCGAGCAACAGGATCCGGAAGGCTATAAAAAGTGGCTCGAGATGGATCCGGAATTTGCTCCCCCGAACGGAGAGAGTCTCACAATGTTCCGGGAGAGGGTTGTCGGAACGCTTGAAGGAATTCTTGAGAAATCCCTCGGAAAAAATATTCTTGTTGTCGGACACAGCGGTGTGAACCGGATTCTTCTTCTCCGGGCTTTCGGCCTTTCGCTGGATCACTATTTCGGGCTATCACAAGACTATGCCTGTCTGAATATCATCGATTTTTATCGCAATGGCCCTCCTGTCGTCCATCTTTTGAATGCTCCGCCCGACTGGACGGAACATCGGGCGATTTCTGTTCATGAATAA
- a CDS encoding cobyrinate a,c-diamide synthase, whose amino-acid sequence MNNRRPGIVVSGLHSGSGKTLVTLALLQGLEKKGFAVRPFKCGPDFIDPRFHEWISGRTSVNLDPFFLSPGEVQALYDRMTEGLSGGVAEGVMGFYDGLAKKTSTYDLARILDLPVLLAVYSKGMAETLASVVKGVRDHRPDTRLVGVIAVQTGSPKHGDILARALEEEGLPPLLGTLPRDESLKLPERHLGLVDVRELDRSGQLGRLARQLDHFSSDWHWEKIGGFFDQSSGESLAVRSGPPHSLVPGTRRSGNKKKLRLGVAWDSAFRFYYPENWSALESRGIEIVSFSPLRDPVLPEELDGIYLGGGYPEHFLEELSKNTSFLESVQGFHASGRFVYAECGGMLYLTEGPVENEQIRWAGLFPYRFRMNARLRRLGYVSAVPVGGEGWFSDSSPIRGHFFHYSELVAKNPASEVPPGFLVDGRPEGFRSGQALASYMHLYFPSSPHFLEEFVNQLENIHSPSRNSSHI is encoded by the coding sequence ATGAATAACAGGCGCCCTGGAATCGTCGTTTCGGGCCTCCATTCAGGTTCGGGAAAAACCCTGGTGACTCTTGCCCTTCTTCAGGGGCTTGAAAAGAAGGGCTTTGCTGTTCGACCCTTCAAATGCGGCCCCGATTTTATCGATCCCCGATTTCATGAATGGATTTCCGGAAGGACAAGCGTCAATCTCGACCCCTTCTTTTTGTCGCCCGGCGAAGTTCAGGCCCTGTATGACCGTATGACAGAAGGGTTGTCGGGAGGTGTGGCCGAAGGGGTCATGGGGTTCTATGATGGTCTTGCCAAAAAGACCTCGACCTACGACCTGGCCCGGATTCTGGATCTTCCCGTTCTCCTGGCGGTGTATTCCAAAGGCATGGCGGAAACGCTGGCATCTGTTGTCAAGGGTGTGCGCGACCACCGTCCGGACACACGTCTTGTGGGAGTGATTGCCGTCCAGACCGGAAGCCCCAAACATGGAGACATTCTCGCCCGGGCTCTGGAGGAGGAGGGGCTTCCGCCCCTCCTCGGGACTCTCCCCCGTGACGAAAGCCTGAAGCTTCCCGAACGTCATCTCGGCCTTGTCGATGTCCGGGAACTGGACAGGTCGGGTCAACTTGGAAGGCTTGCCCGACAGCTGGACCATTTTTCTTCGGACTGGCATTGGGAGAAAATCGGGGGCTTCTTCGACCAATCTTCCGGTGAATCCCTTGCCGTTCGCTCCGGTCCTCCCCATTCCCTTGTCCCCGGCACCAGGCGGTCCGGAAACAAAAAGAAGCTCCGCCTGGGTGTAGCCTGGGACAGCGCTTTTCGATTCTACTACCCGGAAAACTGGTCTGCTCTGGAGAGCCGGGGGATCGAAATCGTTTCCTTCTCACCGCTCCGGGATCCCGTCCTGCCGGAAGAGCTGGACGGCATTTATCTGGGCGGAGGGTATCCCGAGCATTTTCTCGAAGAACTTTCCAAAAACACATCCTTTCTGGAAAGTGTACAAGGGTTCCATGCAAGCGGCAGATTCGTCTATGCCGAATGCGGAGGTATGCTGTATCTGACAGAGGGACCGGTGGAAAATGAACAGATTCGGTGGGCCGGTCTTTTTCCGTATCGTTTTCGAATGAACGCCCGTCTCCGCCGTCTCGGTTACGTTTCAGCGGTTCCCGTCGGGGGGGAAGGATGGTTTTCGGATTCTTCGCCGATCCGGGGGCATTTTTTTCATTACAGCGAGCTTGTCGCGAAGAACCCGGCTTCCGAAGTGCCACCGGGTTTTCTGGTGGATGGCCGTCCGGAAGGCTTCCGTTCCGGACAGGCCCTTGCCTCTTACATGCATCTCTATTTCCCGTCCAGTCCGCATTTTCTGGAGGAGTTTGTCAATCAGCTGGAGAACATTCATTCGCCAAGTCGCAACTCTTCTCACATTTAA
- a CDS encoding DUF2274 domain-containing protein, with protein MPLNLRLSPKSVLPEKKVSLTLTGDLAGDILLYCDAYNKEYGSNVTPKELVAMMLKNFLDKDRSFQAIKKKGLDTGKQKKEEEISSRSEI; from the coding sequence ATGCCATTGAATCTTCGCCTGTCACCCAAAAGCGTTCTTCCGGAAAAAAAGGTCAGCCTGACGCTGACGGGAGACCTGGCCGGAGACATCCTCCTGTACTGCGATGCCTACAACAAGGAATACGGTTCGAATGTGACGCCGAAAGAACTGGTGGCAATGATGCTGAAGAATTTTCTGGACAAGGACCGATCCTTCCAGGCGATCAAGAAAAAAGGACTCGACACCGGCAAACAGAAAAAGGAAGAAGAGATCTCTTCCAGGTCGGAAATCTGA